In one window of Methanosarcina vacuolata Z-761 DNA:
- a CDS encoding TOBE domain-containing protein has translation MLGALVRVKVDCSVLLNALITRQSAEEMGTLPGVPVYAHYRASSVHVLRCKR, from the coding sequence ATGCTGGGAGCTCTTGTTCGGGTGAAAGTTGATTGCAGCGTTCTTCTTAATGCCCTCATAACCCGACAATCAGCAGAGGAAATGGGTACCCTTCCTGGAGTTCCGGTGTATGCCCATTACAGGGCAAGTTCTGTCCATGTGCTCCGGTGTAAAAGGTGA
- a CDS encoding P-loop NTPase family protein yields the protein MLHTIHDQTEQRTMAYRITIIIDGKLMQVGIPGGIFEKTIDSRIASFVGFENMLNGKVTSAGR from the coding sequence ATGCTGCATACTATCCATGACCAGACCGAACAGCGGACAATGGCTTACAGGATCACGATAATAATAGACGGAAAACTTATGCAGGTAGGGATTCCGGGAGGAATTTTCGAAAAAACGATTGATAGCAGGATAGCCAGCTTCGTAGGGTTTGAAAATATGCTGAACGGTAAGGTTACCTCTGCAGGCCGTTGA